A window of Candidatus Polarisedimenticolia bacterium genomic DNA:
GATCTTCGAGCGATTCGAGCTTTTTCATCTCACGATCCTTCCATCGACCGGATTGATTGTCATGGAGGAATCCTACACCATCGATTTTGATTTTCTAGGTATTGTGCGATGCAAAATCAATCGGGCGCGGTTTTCGCGCTCCTACGGCATGAATCGGGGGACGGAAATCGCGCGAGAAAATCGCGCGAGATGAGGGTCGACGAGCTTGTTCGGGAACCGCTGTAGAGGATCGACGGGAAATCGGACAATAAAAAAGCCCCCGGTTTCCCGGGGGCTTCGAGTCGGGATTGAAACCTAGGGAGTCGGCTCGGAGGCGCTCACCTCGCGATTCTTGCTGTTGCAGGCCTTGCCGCAGATGCGGTTCGAGTGCACATCATTCTGATCGGAGCCAAAGAGGGCACGGCAGCACTGCTGGCAATCCTGCGTCTTCGGGAGCTGCTGGCAGTCGGTAATCGAGTCGAGGCTGGGGGTCGGGAGCGAACTGACTTGCTTGGGTCCGGAGACCTTCGAAGGAGCCGTCCCGGAAGCCTTGGCCGTCAGCGAGGAGCCGAACACGCCGATCAGTGATTGGACCTGGTTCCGCAGCAGCGGAGCGCTGCCGTTCTGCGACTGAATCGTAATTCCGAGATGGCGGAATGCCTGGACCGCGTCCTCCTCGGTGGCGGGAGAGGTGAGATCGTCGCGCAGCTTGATCCCAGCCTTCTGCAGCGTCTCCGAGGCCGTTTCCGCGGTGAGGGGGGCCGCATCGGTGTCGCCGGAGAGACGGTCCGCCAGCATCACCGCGAATTCTCCGACGCTCACGCCTTGTGAGGCGGGAGCGGCGCCGAGCAGGAGGGCCATGACGATGACCAGGGCGGAGGCCGAAAGAATGGTGCGCATTCTGATGACTCCATTTGAATGGAACATTAGGTTCATGGGGGTTCTCCTCGCAAACCGGAATGTCAGTAAACTGGCCTTAATATGCCGTGAAATACGAAACAGTCAACGCAAAATCTGGTGTCAGCATTGTGAGCAATGATACAAAAAAGGCGCACCGAGGAGACCCTCGGTGCGCCTTGTTGGAAATGAGTTCGAGTAGGGCGAATCGCTTAGGGCGTCGGCTCGCCAGGGCTGACGACCAGGTTCTTCTTCTGGCACAGCCGGCCGCAGACCTTACCGCTCAGGTTCAGCTGGTTCTTGCAGCAGTCCATGCAGGGGTTGCAGACCGACTGCGGTCCCGAGCAGGGGGACGGAGGCCGGGGCAGCGCCTGGCAATCCAAAGGCGTCGTGTCGAGCGACGGAATCGCCTCGGTCGTGCCGCCGGTGCGTGCATTGAACGTGCCGGTGTTCTTCTCGGAGGCGGAAGCCAGGTTGCTGCCGAAGATCCCGACGAGACTGGCAGCCCGATCGCGGCTCAGGAAACTCTCGGGATGGTCCGTCTGAAGGACGATGCCCAGCTGTCCGAACAGGCTCGCGGCTTCCTTCTCCGTCAGCGGGCTGTTCAGATCGGCAGCGAGCTTGACGCCATGCTTCTTGAGCAGGTTGGAGGCGCTTTCCTTGGTGAGGGCCGCATCGTCGCTCTGGATCTTGGACGCGACCATGACCGCAAAGTCGCCCACCGACAGGCCATCGGAGGGAACCGGTGCGGCGGCAAGGAGCACCGACAGGGAAAGAGCACAAGCAAGAGAGCCGACAAACAAAACCCTTCTACGATCCATAAGGATTCTCCCCCTCGTTGGCGGAATGCTTTGTCCGGCCTGGATAATACGGTGAAGCCGAAGGGCCGTCAAGCGTTAATTTGGCCAAAAAGTGCGCATTTAGGCCGGGACAAGGCCCAAATATAGGTCTTTCGGCTTCGCCGTCACGCGAAGGATGGCGCCCGGGCGACCTCCGAAAAGTCCTTTAAATCCGCTCAAGTAATGGCGTCCGGAATCATTATTACCTTGACATCCTTTGGTTTCGCCGTATTTACAGAATCCTGCTTTCTGCTCGTACCAAAAACCAGTAGCGCTGAGGGGGGCTTCATGGCGCGCTGTTGGCGTTATTTCTCTGCCGGTTTGGCCCCCGGCCGGGGTTGTCGATGAAGGCGACCCGCTTCCTCGGACGGGTTGCGCTGGGCGTCGCCTTTGCGGTTGCCGCCGGTTTGCAGCCTCCCCCCGCCGCCGTTTCCGATTTCAGCTATTACGTCGATTTCGCATCCCCTGCGACCACGAACTGCACCCCGACTTCCTCGGGATGCACCGGCCAGTGCGCCAGCCCGACCTGCGGCACCCAGGCGACGCCCTGCCACAGCATCCAGGCCGCCATCAATATCGCCAACTGCAATATCGGAGCAAACACCGCGCTGGAAGCCGACGTCAACGTGGCCGCCGGCACCTATCCGGAGCGTCTCTTCGTCTACCCCAACATCCACCTGATCGGGGCGGGGAAAGACGTGACCACCATCGACGCCAAGGGTCTTCTGCGCTCCGCGGTGATCATGTCGAAGCAGACCCTGTTCGGGTTCGCCAGGCCGGGAGTCAAGTTCTCGATCACGGGATTCCGCATCATCCACGGCAGCGGCGATCGGATCGATCTGGTCGACTCGGGTGGGAACCATTATTTCCAGATGGGGGGCGGCGGGATGCTGCTGTTCGGCCAGATCGGAACCACGGGCTGGCCCTCCGTCACCGATTGCCGTATCGAGGACAACACGATCATCGAGAACACCCCGGCGACGCCGGCCCCGGACTGGAACGGCGGCGGGATCTACGTTGCGGTGGGAGGCCCGATCATTTCGGGGAACATCATTCAGCGCAACACCATCACCCCGCCCAACCAGAGCGGCCAGGTGGATGCGCTGGGATGGGGGGCCGGAATCTATTCGCTCAACTTCGACTGCCTCCCGCTCATCACGCGCAACGTGGTACGCAATAACGTCACTGTCGCCCAGGTGGGAAGCGGCGCCGGCATGAACGTCGCAGGGAACGAGGGAACGATCATCAGCAACAACCTGGTGGTCGGGAACTCCGCCAACATCGAGGGGGGCGGCATCTACATCTACGCGGCCGCGGCTTCCGCTTACAACAACGTCGTCTTCGGGAACATCGGCGGCGGCGCGGGAGGCGGCTTCAGCACCGGAAGCCCGATTGCCGACATCGACGTCACCAACAATACCGTGGTCGGCAATGTCCTGACCGTACATACCGTCCCCAAGGGGGCAATCTTCTCCTCCGTCGGCGGGGGCATCTACTCCTCCTTCATCCTGAGCCAGCAGAGCCAGCCGCTGAACCATCTGACCAACAACCTGGTCGCCAAGAACGATGCCACCTCCCTGGGGGGCGGCGGCGGGCTTTACACCTATAACGCGTTCGCCACCAACGATCACAACGACTACTTCGGTGATGCGCCCAACGAGATTCGCGGCGATTACACCGAAGCGACCGTCGTCGGGACCAACGGCAACCTGTCGGTGGATCCGGTCTTTGCCAATATCCCGACCTTCTGGGATCACACGAATGCGGCGGGCGCCTCGAACACCGTGGTGGTCTTCGATGCCACGCGTTACGCCGTGGGCAACCAGATCGAATACAACGACGACGGCGTCGCCCGGCAGATTACCGGCATCAACACCAGCACCAAGACGCTCACCTTCACGCCCGCGATCACCTACAAGACGTGCAGCAACGCCGTCAACGCCTCCTGCACCGTGAACACCGACTGCGTCTCCCCGGGGACGTGCAATACGGTGACGACCCAGGCGAACCGGATCCTGGCCAATTGGGGTGCCAGCACCAACGTGACCGAGGACCTGCGCCTGACGGCTTCCTCGCCGGTGCGCGACGCCGGAACGAACACGCCGCAGTTCGGGACGACTCCCACGACCGACTACGATCAGCTGCCCCGCCCCGTGGATGGGGACCAGAACGGATCGCTGATCAACGACATCGGCGCCTACGAGTTCCGCCTGCCCGACACCGACGGTGACGGAGTGGGGGACGCCCTCGACTGCGATGATCTGGTGAACAGCGTCTGGACGGCGCCGCCCGACGTGGCCGCTCCGCTGTCGATTTCGAGCGCCCAGATGCTCTCCTGGATGCATGCGCCGCAGTCGAACGTCTACAACGTCTACCGCGGCACGATCACCTCGCCGTGGACCTGGAACCCGTCCTGCTTCGCCTCCGAGATTCCGGGCCTTTCCACGTCGATCGCCGCCTCGGCTCCGGCCCTGGGGACGGCGCAGTATTTCGTGGTCGGCGGGGTCAACTCCTGCGGCAGCGGACCGATTCATACCGTTTCGACGGTCTTTCCGCCTTCGGTCTGTGATCCCGCGCCGGGCGATGCCGACGGCGATGGAGTCGCCAACCTCAACGACAATTGTCCGACCGTCTCCAACAACACCCAGCTCGACCCCGAGCACGACACCGTCGGGACGGCCTGCGACAACTGTCCGACGACCTACAACCCGAACCAGCTCGACGTCAACGCCAACTCCCAGGGAGACCATTGCGAGGACGGCGACGGCGACGGCTCTTTCCTGGTGAACGACTGCAACGACTCCAACCCGGCGATCCACCCCGGCGCCACGGAGATCTGCAACGGGGTGGACGACAACTGCACCGCGGGAATCGACGAAGGCTTCGATGGCGATGGCGATGGCGTCACCACCTGCGGCGGCGACTGCAACGACGCCAATCCGGCCATCCGGCCCGGGGCGACCGAGATCTGCAACGGGGTGGACGACAACTGCACCGGGGGCATCGACGAGGGCTTCGACGCCGACGGCGACACCTTCACGACCTGCGGCGGCGATTGCAACGACTCCAACGTGAACATCCATCCCGGCGCCGCCGAGGTGTGCAATGGTCTCGATGACAACTGCACCGCCGGAATCGACGAAGGCGGCAACGCGTTGTGCAGCGACACCAACAGCTGCACCAGCGACGTCTGCGGCGGCGCCGCCGGCTGCCAGTTCTCGCCGGTCCCGGACGGCAACGCCTGCAATGACAGCAACGCCTGCACCCAGACCGACGCCTGTGCCTCGGGCGTCTGCAACGGAACCAACCCCGTGGTGTGCAGCGCCCCGGACACCTGCCACGACGCGGGTACCTGCAACACCACCAGCGGCGCGTGCGAGAACGCGCCCCCGAAGCCGGACAACACGCCGTGCAGCGACGCCGACCTCTGCACGCAGACCGACACCTGCCAGACGGGAGTCTGCACCGGCAGCAATCCGGTCGTCTGCTCCCCGTCGGATGACTGCCACGACCCCGGCACCTGCGCTCCGGCCACCGGAGTCTGCTCGGTCGGAGCGCCCAAGGCGAACGGCTCCAGCTGCAGTGACGGCAACGCTTGCACCATGAACGATACCTGCCAGACGGGGGTCTGCCAGGCGGGCGGGCTGCGTGACGGCGACGGCGACGCGCACGTCGACGGGCTGTGCGGCGGAGATGACTGCAACGACCTCAACAACGCCGTCTGGCACGCACCGTTCGAGGTCACGAATCTGATCCTGACGACGACCTCGCCCGCGAACCCGGCGTGGGATTCGCAAGCCGGAGCGGCGGGACCCGAGACGACCTACGATCTGGTGTCGGGCAGCTTCGGACCCGGCGGAGGCAGCATCAGCTTCGCAGCCGCGAGCTGCCTGCAATCGGGCGGAGCGGGCAATTCCTTCCCCGATGGTCGTCCCGATCCGACGGCGGGGCTCGCCTACTGGTACCTGGCGCGCGGCCGGAACTCGTGCGGTACCGGGACCTATGGCACCGTGCCGCGCGACACCAATATCCCAGCCTGCCCATAACTCCCAGACGACTCATCCCTGCAGGGCGAAGCCGTGTGCGCCAGGGTCGGCTCGTCTCGCGCCGTGTCCTGGCGCTGAAATCCGGGAGATCAGCATCGTTTGCCAGTCGAGAGGCGCCGGAGAAAGGCCGCCCTTTCAACGCCTCGATGACGAAAGGGAAGGACTGAGCTAATGGGCAAGCCGGCAGGGTCCCCGTGTCAGGCAGGGGGGCAGGCTCTCGAGCGAGCGCTAGGCCGACGGGCGATGCCTGAAGAAACGGTCGTGCGCGAACATCAGGAGGGTCGAGACGAAGCCGATCAGGGAGACGACGATCCACATTCCCGCGGGGCGGCCCCCTTTGAGATAGTGCTCCACGAGATAACCGGAAAGGGGTCCCGCCGCCAGCGATCCAAGGGCCACCGGCAGGAAGGCGAACCCCATGAAGGTTCCCACCTGGTCGGCGGGCGCCAGGTCGGCCACGTACTCGTAGAAGCGGGGCGCCTGGAGCGACTCGCCGACCGCGAACAGGGCGATGGCGGTCACCACCACCGGCAGGATCGGCGAGGCCGCAATCAGCAGCCACGAAGCGCTGGCCACGGCGAATCCCAGGATCATGGCGCTCAACGGCCGGACCCGCTTCATGAGGGCGGTCACCGGGATGGTCAGGAAGATGATGGCGGCGGCGTCCACCGCCTCGATCAGCTCGAAGCGCGAATAGCCGACGACGTCGCGGACATAGAAGGGAAGCGAGTAGAAGATCTGCCAGAACATGATCCAGAAGCCGGAGAAGACCACCAGGAAGCTGATGAACTTGAAATTGCCGAAGACCACCACCATGTCGGCGAAGACTTTGCCGAAGGTGCGGGCCGGCGCCTGCCCTCCTCCCTCCGGCTCCTGGAAGAAGAGGAAGGTGGCGACGAGATTGAACAGCGACACCGCCGCTGACATCATGAGGACATATTCGATCCCCATGCCTTCGCGGACCTGCAGCGCCAGCACGGGTCCCAGCGCCCCTCCCAGATTCACCAGGGTGTAATAGATCGAATAGCCCAGCGATTTGGTGTCTTCGTTCGTGGTGCGGGCCACCGTGCCGACGATGCACGGCTTGATGAGCGATCCGCCGATGGCGGTCAGCAGGAGGGCCCCCACGGCGTACGGTATCTTGCCCATCAGCGACACCAGGCCCTGGCCCTGGGGCATGCCGGCCAGGCCGACCGCGAAGTACCCGAGGCTGAAGATGAAGAAGCAGGCCGCCAGGCTGCGCTTGAAACCGTAGCGGTCGACAAAGACGCCGGCCAGGATCGGCAGGAAGAAGACCGCGAATCCGTAGAACCCCACCAGCGAGTTGCCCAGCGCTCCCAGCCCCACCTTCTCCACCAGGTAGACGGCCAGGATCGCCTTGGAGCCGTAGAAGGCGAAGCGCTCCAGCAGCTCCAGCCCGTTCGCTATCCAGAAAGTGCGGGTGAAGCCGGTTCTCAGGCGCTCGAAGCTCGCGGTCAGCTCCACGGTTCCTCCATGTCGCGGCCGTGCGGCCTATCCAGCGCGGGGCCGGGGTTGGGAATCGCCGTCACGGTGTCAGTCTCGTCGGGCGCGTCGACGCGCGACAGCTTCCAGTCGAAGCTCTCGAGGCGCTTGCGGACCTCGTCCAGGTTTCGGGCGGCATTCAGGAAGTGCTTGGACATCAGGTCGAAGGACTCGCGGGTGGCGCGGAAATCGCCCTGCAGCGTGGCCAGGGTCGCCACGATGCGGCGCGCCCCCTCCTCGATCCGAAGACCGCGCAGGCCGAGCTGCAGGGTGGAAAGGTAGAGCGAGAAGGTGTTCGGGGACACCGGAAAGACGCGCAGACCGAGCACCTCGGCCCACAGCGCTTCGACCTCCTCGCCCCGCTCGCCGTGCACGAAGGCCTCGTAGTAGACGCTCTCCGCCGGGACGTACATCAGGGCCAGATCGAGCGTCCCCTCCTGGGGCCGAATGTAGCGCGAGGCGATGGCGCGCGCGTGCCGCCGGATGTCGTCGGTGAACGCCTTGCGGGCTCTGCGGGACTCGTCCTCCCCGCGGCTGGAGAGGAGCTTCTGGAAATTCTCCAGCGGGAACTTGGCGTCCACCGGCACCAGGCCGCCGGGGAGCCGGATCGCCGCGTCGACCTTCTCCCCCCCCGCGAAGGCGTGCTGGATGCGGTAGTCGGTCGGCGGGAGCATGTTGCCCAGCAGGTTCTCGAGCAGCTGCTCTCCCAGATTGCCGCGCACCTTCGGGGCCCGCAGGATGTCCTGCAGCTTGCGCAGGTCCGCTCCCATCTCGGCGAGGTGGCGGATCTCGTCACCCAGCCGCACCAGGCGCTCCTGCAGGGCGCCGACGCGGTCGCCCACTTCCTTCGACTGCGAGACCATCTGGCCGGTCACCTGAGTCTGCGAGGCCTGCACCAGATCGGTGAGAGCCTTGGTCCCGATGGAGAGCTGATCGCCGGTCTCGCGCGTGATCTGGTGGCGGGTCTCGTGCAGCGTGCGGATCAGGTCGGAGACCTGCTGCTGCAGCTGCGTGAGAGCCAGGTGCTCGCCGTCGCCGGGGCGTGCGGCGCGGCGCTGCAGCAGCCAGAAGAGGCCGGCGGCACCCAGCGCGCCGAGGAGCATCAGGGCTGCGCCGGAGAGGAGAGTTCCATTCATCATGGATCCTGCACCCGAATGAAGAAGGAAGGCGGGCCAGCAAAGCGGACCGGAGTGTAAGGAGGGGCGAAGCGGAGTGTCAAGAGGCTCGCAGGACGGCGAATTTCAGGTAGCGCGTCTCGGGCACCCCTGGAAGCACCGGATGATCGGGAGACTGGCCGCGCTGCGCCACCAGGCGCACGGAGCGCTCCGAATCGGCCGCCGCGTCGCGCAGGATAGAGAGGAACTCCTCGGCTCCGAGATGAAAGGAGCAGGAGGAAGTGAGCAGGAAGCCGCCCGGCGCCAGGATGCGCAGGGCGCGCAGGTTGATTTCCTTGTAGCCGCGGATCGCCTGCGGCACGCTCCGGGCCGACTTGGTGAAGGCGGGCGGGTCGAGGACCACGATGTCGAAGCGCTCCTTGCGGCGGTCCAGGTCGTGCAGCAGGTCGAAAGCGTTTCCTTCCTCGTAGCGCGCGCGCTCCTCGAAACCGTTGAGCGCCACATGCCGGCGCGCCTGCCGGATGCATTCGGCCGAGACATCGACCCCTTCGACGTGGGCGGCCCCCGCCTTCAGGGCATACAGCCCGAAACCGCCGGTGTTGCAGAATGCGTCGAGGACCCGCCTTCCCGCCGCCAGCGGCTGGATCTCGCGGCGGTTCAGCCGCTGATCCAGGAAGAGCCCCGTCTTCTGGCCCTCCGCGGGACGGACCTTCAGGTCCAATCCGTCGAGCCTCACCGCAATCTCGTCGGGAACGCTTCCGCGGAGCACCCCCGCCGTGGGAGAGAGTCCTTCGTGGGTCCGGCTGGAAAGATCGCTGCGCTCGTAGATGCCGGCGGGGGCGAGCCGCTCCGACAGCACCTCCAGAATCGTCTCCCGCCAGCGCTCCATCCCCAGGGTGCCGAACTGCACGCACAGGTAGCGATCGTAGCGGTCCACCACCAGGCCGGGAAGGCGATCTCCTTCGCTGAAGATCAGGCGCAGGGTGGTTTCTCCCGGGAAGACTTGCTCCCGATAGGCCAGGGCGTCCTCCAGCCGCGCGGCGAAGAAGGCCCGGTCCACCTTCTCCTCGGCATGTCGCGTCAGGACCCGCAGCGCCAGCGTCGAAGCCGGGTTGTAGGTGGCGCGCCCGAGAAGCCGCCGGCGGAAATCGCGCACCTCCACCACGTCGCCCGCGGCGACCCCCTCGTCCACCGAGGCGATCTCGGAGGCGTAGGCCCAGAGGTGTCCCGACTTGATCCGCTGATCCCTGCCCCGCGCCAGCACGACCGCGCCCACGCGCTTCTCCCGCTGAATCCGGCGTTTCGTTGACCGCCGGGGGGGAGGAGGCTATCATCCGGACGCTCCGGCGCCAAGCGTGACTCATCCATGGAAGAAAACCTTCCCCGACGGAGGTCTCATGACCGCTTCAGAGTCGTTCACCCGTCTCTGCGCCCGACTCGCGATCCCGGCGCTCCTGCTCTTCGCTCCCGCTCTCATGGCCGCCGAGGTGCCGGGCAAGCCGGCCGCCGGCCCCCACCGCGGCACCCTGGTCGAGCTCAAGTCCCAAAGACCGATGAAGGGGTACCTGGTGAAGCCGGAGGGCAAAGGACCCTTCCCCGGCATCGTGGTTGTCCAGGAATGGTGGGGTCTCAACAACCAGATCAAGGGAGTGGCCGATCGGCTTGCGGCCGAAGGATACGCGGCGATCGTTCCGGATCTCTACCATGGCAAGATAGCCACCGACCCGGAGCAGGCGCATGTCCTGATGCGCGGGCTGGATGACAAAGAGGCGCTGGCCGATCTGGGAGCGGCGGTCGATTACCTCAAATCGCTACCCGAGGTCGGCAGCTCGAAGATCGGCTCGGTCGGCTTCTGCATGGGCGGCGGATTGTCGCTGCAGCTCGATTTGAATCGACCCGATATGGCCGGCGCGGTGATGTTCTATGGGCAGCCGGAGAGCGATCCGGCACGGGTCAAGAAGGCGGCCGGGCCGGTGCTCGGGCTGTTCGGCGAGCAGGACGAAGGGATTCCGAAAGAGAAGGTCATGGCCATGGAGAAGGCGCTCAAGGATGCGGGCAAGGGGGTCGAGGTGAAGATCTATCCCGGTGCCGGGCACGCCTTCTTCAACGAGACGCGTCCCTCGTACAATGCCGCGGCGGCGGCCGACGCCTGGAGCCGTACCCTCGCCTTCTTCAAGACCAACCTGAAGGGGTGACGTGACCCAGCTTGCGGGCCTCCGGCAGGCCTTCGATCTCCATCCCGAAGCGATCTACCTCAACGCCGCGAGCGAAGGGCCGCTGCCGCGCGCAGCCGCCGAGGCGATGCGCGCCGCGCTCGACCGCAAGACCCATCCCTTCCGTCTCGGGGGAGAGGACTACTTCCAGATCCCGCAGCGGGCGCGCGAGCGGTGCGCGCGGCTGGTCGGCTGCCGCGCGGAGGAGATCGTCCTCACCCATTCCACCGGCGATGGGATCAACCTGGCGGTGGGCGGCTTTCCCTGGAGCCCGGGAGACGAAGCGCTCTTCCTGAAGGGCGATTTCCCGGCCCTGGTGAACCCCTTCCTGCACGCCCGGACGCGTGGCCTCGCCCCGGTCGAGATCACGCCGGCCGGGAAGTTTCCCGCGCTGGAAGATTTCGCGCGGGCGGCGACGCCGCGCACCCGAATCCTGGCGCTCAGCCACGTTTCGGCGCTGCACGGCTTCCGGCACGATCTGGCCGCGTACGGGCGGTTCTGCCGGGAGCGCGGGATCTTCTTCGTGGTGGATGCGGCGCAATCGGCGGGCGTGATCCCGTTGCGATTCGAAGAGGACGGGATCGATCTGCTGGCGGCGCCGGGGCACAAGTGGCTGCTGGGACTGCCCGGCACCGGCTTCGCGGCCATCCGTTCCGAAGTGATAGAGCGCATGAACCCGCCGGCGGTCGGCTGGATGGGCCTTCTCAGCAATGCCGCCCAGTTCGTGGCGATGCCTCCCTTCGATCTGGCGCTGTTCCAGGGCGGCAGGAAATTCGAGGTGGGGACGACTCCCTATCCTCAGCTGGCCGCGATGATTGCCTGCCTCGACATGCTCCTCGAGAATGACGTCGAGTTGGTTCAGGCGCATGTGGCGGCGCTGCTGGAGCCGCTGTGGGAATACCTCCAATCCTCTCCTTACAAGCTGCTCTCCTCCCCCGAAGCGTCGCATCGCTCCGGGATCCTCGCCTTCACCGGCCGCTTCGCCGCCAAGATCTACCTGCTGCTCAACGAGCGGAAGATCTTCCCCGGGCTGCGCGCCGGGGCCCTGCGCATCTCCCCGCACCTCTACAACACGCCCGAGGACATCGCCCGGCTGATCGCCTCCCTCAAGGAGCTGGAGACGGTCAAGCTCGAGGCGGATCGCAAAGGGGAGAACCTCTGAGGCCCGGAGCTCAGCGCAGCGCGTACAGGTTCCCGTCCATGCTCCCGACGTAAAGGACGCCGTCCGATACCGCCGGCGATGAGACGATGGCGCCGATCGAGATGTAGCGGTAGTAGTCGATGTACATGTCCTCGAAATCGCCGAACACCGGCGTGAAGGCCTCACGGTTGAGGCTGCCGTCGGGGTTGAGCACCTTGAGGCGATCGGTCTTCGAGGATTCGGTCTGGAACTCCCACGCCAGCTTCCCCGATTTCAAATCGACGGCATAGAGCTTGCCGTTGTGGCTGCCGACGTAGGCGTTGCTTCCGGCAATCGCCGCCGAGGAGAAGATGTAGGCCTTGGCGTCGAAGTTGAACCGCAATCGGCCGGTGGCGGCATCGAGGGCCATGAAGCGGGCCGAATCGGAAGTGCCGGCGTAGACGACACCGTCGCGCACAGCCGGCGTGCCGATCACCCACGACTTGCTGGTGGGATAGTCCCACTTCTTGCGGCCGGTCTTGGCGTCGATCGCGTAGACATGTGCGTCGCGACAGCCGACATAGATCGTGCCGTCCACCACCGCGGGCGAGGACTGGAATCCGACCTGGTTGTGGATAGCCGGGTCCTGGCCCGCCTTGAACGTCCAGCGCTCCCGGCCGGTCTCCGCGTCGAGCGCGTACAGGTTGCTGTCCCAGCCCCCGATGTAGACCACGCCGTCCGCCACGGCGGGGGAGGAGTGCACCACGTCCTGGGTCGCGAACTTCCACTGCAGCACGCCCGATTCGGCGTCCACGGCGTAGACGTTGCCGTCGCCGCTGCCGAAATAAACCTTCCCATGCGCCACCGCCGGCGAGGAGATGAACAGGTCCCAGGCGTCGGGGATTGTCTGCGCCGGCGAGGGGTAGCCGTGCAGGTTCTTCGCCTCGAACTTGCGCTCGTACTCGGTGGCGAAGACCCATTTCGGCTTGCCGGTGTCGGCTTCGAGCGCCGCCAGGGCTCCGGCGGAGGAGACGAAGTAGACCGTCTTTCCGTCGACAGCGGGCGTCGAGGCGATCGGCATCCGGGACTTGAAGTTCCACTTTTCCTTGCCGTCCATGTCAATGGCGTAGAGGTTGCCTCCCAGGGAGGCGATGTAGACGACCCCGCCGGCGACGACGGGTGAGGCGACGATCGGCCCCGAGGCGGCAAAGCTCCACTTCATGCCTTCCAGCTTCGCCAGGCCGGGGCCGGAGTAGACCCCGGTGCGGGCGATGTTCCCGTGGAAGGTCGACTGCGCCAGCAGCGGAGAGCCGAGCAGCGCCGAGCAGGCGAAAGCCAGGACGATACGCGTCATCGAGGACCCCTTGTGCGAGAGGATGGGAGAGCAGTCGGTGGTTCTTTACGGACAACCGCCCGCAAAAGGTGCAGGGTAGGAAGTAAAAAGTTGTATCCGGCGGGGAAGGAGTCCTGGGCGCGGGAGGCCGAATGTAACGAGATTTCGGATGCGCGACACTAGAGCGACGGCAGGTCGATCTTGAAGCGCCGGGCGGCGTCGAGCGCTTCGGGATAGCCGGCGTCGGCATGGCGCATGACGCCGGTCCCGGGATCGGTGGTGAGGACCCTTTCCAGCCGGGAAGCGGCCGCGCTCGTCCCGTCCGCGACCACCACCATCCCGGCGTGCAGGGAATAGCCGATGCCGACGCCGCCGCCGTGGTGCACCGAGACCCAGC
This region includes:
- a CDS encoding MFS transporter encodes the protein MELTASFERLRTGFTRTFWIANGLELLERFAFYGSKAILAVYLVEKVGLGALGNSLVGFYGFAVFFLPILAGVFVDRYGFKRSLAACFFIFSLGYFAVGLAGMPQGQGLVSLMGKIPYAVGALLLTAIGGSLIKPCIVGTVARTTNEDTKSLGYSIYYTLVNLGGALGPVLALQVREGMGIEYVLMMSAAVSLFNLVATFLFFQEPEGGGQAPARTFGKVFADMVVVFGNFKFISFLVVFSGFWIMFWQIFYSLPFYVRDVVGYSRFELIEAVDAAAIIFLTIPVTALMKRVRPLSAMILGFAVASASWLLIAASPILPVVVTAIALFAVGESLQAPRFYEYVADLAPADQVGTFMGFAFLPVALGSLAAGPLSGYLVEHYLKGGRPAGMWIVVSLIGFVSTLLMFAHDRFFRHRPSA
- a CDS encoding putative metal-binding motif-containing protein, yielding MKATRFLGRVALGVAFAVAAGLQPPPAAVSDFSYYVDFASPATTNCTPTSSGCTGQCASPTCGTQATPCHSIQAAINIANCNIGANTALEADVNVAAGTYPERLFVYPNIHLIGAGKDVTTIDAKGLLRSAVIMSKQTLFGFARPGVKFSITGFRIIHGSGDRIDLVDSGGNHYFQMGGGGMLLFGQIGTTGWPSVTDCRIEDNTIIENTPATPAPDWNGGGIYVAVGGPIISGNIIQRNTITPPNQSGQVDALGWGAGIYSLNFDCLPLITRNVVRNNVTVAQVGSGAGMNVAGNEGTIISNNLVVGNSANIEGGGIYIYAAAASAYNNVVFGNIGGGAGGGFSTGSPIADIDVTNNTVVGNVLTVHTVPKGAIFSSVGGGIYSSFILSQQSQPLNHLTNNLVAKNDATSLGGGGGLYTYNAFATNDHNDYFGDAPNEIRGDYTEATVVGTNGNLSVDPVFANIPTFWDHTNAAGASNTVVVFDATRYAVGNQIEYNDDGVARQITGINTSTKTLTFTPAITYKTCSNAVNASCTVNTDCVSPGTCNTVTTQANRILANWGASTNVTEDLRLTASSPVRDAGTNTPQFGTTPTTDYDQLPRPVDGDQNGSLINDIGAYEFRLPDTDGDGVGDALDCDDLVNSVWTAPPDVAAPLSISSAQMLSWMHAPQSNVYNVYRGTITSPWTWNPSCFASEIPGLSTSIAASAPALGTAQYFVVGGVNSCGSGPIHTVSTVFPPSVCDPAPGDADGDGVANLNDNCPTVSNNTQLDPEHDTVGTACDNCPTTYNPNQLDVNANSQGDHCEDGDGDGSFLVNDCNDSNPAIHPGATEICNGVDDNCTAGIDEGFDGDGDGVTTCGGDCNDANPAIRPGATEICNGVDDNCTGGIDEGFDADGDTFTTCGGDCNDSNVNIHPGAAEVCNGLDDNCTAGIDEGGNALCSDTNSCTSDVCGGAAGCQFSPVPDGNACNDSNACTQTDACASGVCNGTNPVVCSAPDTCHDAGTCNTTSGACENAPPKPDNTPCSDADLCTQTDTCQTGVCTGSNPVVCSPSDDCHDPGTCAPATGVCSVGAPKANGSSCSDGNACTMNDTCQTGVCQAGGLRDGDGDAHVDGLCGGDDCNDLNNAVWHAPFEVTNLILTTTSPANPAWDSQAGAAGPETTYDLVSGSFGPGGGSISFAAASCLQSGGAGNSFPDGRPDPTAGLAYWYLARGRNSCGTGTYGTVPRDTNIPACP
- a CDS encoding DNA recombination protein RmuC, coding for MNGTLLSGAALMLLGALGAAGLFWLLQRRAARPGDGEHLALTQLQQQVSDLIRTLHETRHQITRETGDQLSIGTKALTDLVQASQTQVTGQMVSQSKEVGDRVGALQERLVRLGDEIRHLAEMGADLRKLQDILRAPKVRGNLGEQLLENLLGNMLPPTDYRIQHAFAGGEKVDAAIRLPGGLVPVDAKFPLENFQKLLSSRGEDESRRARKAFTDDIRRHARAIASRYIRPQEGTLDLALMYVPAESVYYEAFVHGERGEEVEALWAEVLGLRVFPVSPNTFSLYLSTLQLGLRGLRIEEGARRIVATLATLQGDFRATRESFDLMSKHFLNAARNLDEVRKRLESFDWKLSRVDAPDETDTVTAIPNPGPALDRPHGRDMEEPWS
- a CDS encoding class I SAM-dependent rRNA methyltransferase, encoding MGAVVLARGRDQRIKSGHLWAYASEIASVDEGVAAGDVVEVRDFRRRLLGRATYNPASTLALRVLTRHAEEKVDRAFFAARLEDALAYREQVFPGETTLRLIFSEGDRLPGLVVDRYDRYLCVQFGTLGMERWRETILEVLSERLAPAGIYERSDLSSRTHEGLSPTAGVLRGSVPDEIAVRLDGLDLKVRPAEGQKTGLFLDQRLNRREIQPLAAGRRVLDAFCNTGGFGLYALKAGAAHVEGVDVSAECIRQARRHVALNGFEERARYEEGNAFDLLHDLDRRKERFDIVVLDPPAFTKSARSVPQAIRGYKEINLRALRILAPGGFLLTSSCSFHLGAEEFLSILRDAAADSERSVRLVAQRGQSPDHPVLPGVPETRYLKFAVLRAS